In Dermacentor albipictus isolate Rhodes 1998 colony chromosome 6, USDA_Dalb.pri_finalv2, whole genome shotgun sequence, the following proteins share a genomic window:
- the LOC135920162 gene encoding uncharacterized protein yields the protein MQVCEPDYLYTKRTSNYFLVQLPSTQCCFDIVCECLSVFRSILLQSGDIEMNPGPGTDAVLAELKKLSAGQTTIIADMQGLKSQCTATSAALVDLSKRLADLEGHYEKLLPLQIEIQTIRADTEPTAKLVHTLNARVDDAENRSRRNNLVFYGLPDTAASETSAASEEKILRLCSDHLNVPLEPQDIERAHRVGRHSANHPRPLIVRFNHYKKKEMVLSNGRKLKGTHLSMGEDFSPAVRDARRKLVSFAKAKSVPFSLRFKTLFIGSKRYVYDDTSQTVKEI from the coding sequence ATGCAGGTTTGTGAACCAGACTACTTGTATACTAAGAGAACTAGCAATTACTTTTTGGTGCAGCTTCCGAGCACGCAGTGCTGCTTTGATATTGTTTGTGAGTGTCTCAGTGTATTTAGATCTATTTTGTTACAGTCAGGGGATATTGAAATGAACCCTGGTCCTGGTACTGATGCTGTGCTTGCCGAACTGAAAAAACTGTCCGCTGGCCAAACCACAATAATTGCCGACATGCAGGGCCTTAAAAGCCAATGTACGGCTACAAGTGCTGCACTCGTTGACTTAAGCAAGAGGTTAGCGGATCTAGAGGGCCATTATGAGAAACTACTACCATTGCAAATCGAGATACAGACCATAAGGGCAGATACTGAGCCAACAGCAAAGCTTGTTCACACTCTGAATGCACGCGTTGACGATGCAGAGAATCGCTCAAGGCGAAACAATCTTGTGTTTTACGGCCTTCCTGATACAGCAGCATCAGAAACGTCGGCCGCGTCTGAAGAAAAAATTCTACGTCTATGCTCAGACCACCTGAACGTGCCACTTGAACCTCAAGACATAGAGCGAGCGCATCGTGTTGGTCGCCATTCTGCTAATCACCCGCGCCCACTAATTGTTAGGTTTAATCattataagaaaaaagaaatggtgctCTCAAATGGGCGCAAACTTAAGGGCACTCATCTCAGCATGGGTGAGGATTTTTCCCCGGCAGTTAGGGACGCCCGCAGGAAACTTGTTTCGTTTGCGAAAGCAAAATCTGTGCCATTTTCTTTGCGCTTTAAAACTCTTTTCATTGGTTCTAAGCGCTACGTATACGATGACACATCGCAAACAGTGAAAGAAATATAG